In the Tribolium castaneum strain GA2 chromosome 1, icTriCast1.1, whole genome shotgun sequence genome, one interval contains:
- the Dap160 gene encoding intersectin-1 isoform X3 yields the protein MSAAGTPSTDPWVILARERARYEEQFKSLKPNNGVVTGEQAKGFFLQSQLPPLVLGQIWALADTDADGKMDVNEFSIACKLINLKLRGFEVPKALPPSLLASLKTSTPPAIPPLPNPALISAPPRPEPPKPALIQPQVPPTQPMLPVMTQPPIAGIPPMMAGIPPQPVPGIPTGIVPPMQSAVPQVQPMMGIPPQPLVNQVMPTTAFGAAPLGASIPPMPASVPLISGTTAIPTAAVSLPNVPVTLPNVPTASAAPIVPAPHMSPVGSVTGAVVSTVAPMGPGATSTPRSSIASLDKTASVESLQVDWAVPHQTKLKYTQIFNTTDRTRSGFLSGAQARNVMVQTKLPQSVLAQIWGLSDMDADGRLGCEEFVLAMHLCEQASLGNPPPAKLPPELIPPSFRRVTRTASISSQGSVPLDQDPASTLLQTSFEDKRKENFEKGQAELERRRKALLDQQRKEAEERERKEREEMERKEKARQEAERKRMEELERQMREQQEQERLKEEERKRQAEQREAARREMERQRQLEWEKQRLQELQQQRQKEQENVLRLKAKSQSLTIELTSLNDQVKELSQKICDTRLGVSNVKTTIDGMRSTRDSQMQEMSQLKNKLKEQNTKLLALSQEKIKLEAKNKLNAQMGGQDAEQAKIAFENKEITIKNLREKIEDMQKQIEGKLSDIENNNTQLTELRTQLHTLVSECEGLYGVYEEKKTKVLEMKNANRNLDYNASWKSNDAWGDTGTQAATEWPADNWGTSTAQPTTDVGVVRYRALYEFVARNSDEISFQPGDIINVPTKQTGEPGWLAGEIRGHTGWFPESYVEPVDGVGVRDAPTAEVYPEEQKTERLEGIPEVIETPNPVPEPVPAVTQPEETGEIEYYIANYPYQSQEQGDLTFNAGDVITVVKKDGDWWTGKIGNTVGIFPSNYVQKVDVTLKGKKPEIASVIAPYQATSAEQLSLARGQLIMIRKKTDSGWWEGELQAKGRKRQVGWFPASYVKVLNSSGRASGRTTPVSTTRMQQEVVLDKVIALFPYTAGNPDELSFAKDDIISVTAREEEAWWRGELNGVSGLFPSNYVTPLQQQSTVVNKKRQDSIREFIQTEKVYVDDMTTVHEVFELPMKKSGVIGRDEVEKIFLNWQAILQCNRRFLSDLYDWTSSGSDILGPVISKHLQNMQVYEVFCGKQLDSAALLQKLTETSTAFRDLMRKCQNNVATKGMPLSSFLIKPMQRITRYPLLISKIIENTAEDHPDYESLQEALRNAEKFLNDINENVKLKENQERYDWLQRCVQNDLNIVFNSETNKLGPRKLIHFGVLSKVKSGKELIGFLFNDFFLLIQPSKSLGTQFTFQRNSNISYKMYKQPILIQDLSFSRESTDHVEQGTDSNRVIKIQDNKNKYTLSLLAPTVNECNLWVKRIEKCKEVYNKVDSLSQTRPKTIHSDGVWLKITVIRGREICSRSRKTNSLKKKGKPHTDNVYCKVTLGDQRQQTDLSKDQIINGNVPQNSAPQVPTIVWNYSMQFQLRNLETEVITFTVYGLNLYCPDEFLGRAELKIIDILRETQNTNGPITKKLILHQVESGEIVVKLDLQLFDF from the exons ATGTCCGCTGCTGGAACCCCATCCACGGACCCTTGGGTCATCCTGGCCCGCGAGCGAGCCCGCTATGAGGAGCAGTTCAAGTCTCTCAAGCCCAACAACGGGGTCGTGACGGGGGAGCAAGCCAAAGGCTTCTTCCTCCAGTCACAGCTCCCACCGCTTGTTCTGGGTCAAATTTG GGCTTTGGCCGACACCGACGCTGACGGCAAAATGGACGTGAACGAATTTTCAATCGCTTGCAAACTGATCAACTTAAAGCTGCGCGGTTTCGAAGTCCCCAAGGCGCTTCCACCGTCTCTCCTCGCCTCCCTGAAGACCAGCACCCCGCCTGCCATACCCCCCCTTCCCAACCCGGCCCTAATCAGCGCCCCGCCGCGACCGGAGCCCCCAAAGCCGGCCCTAATCCAGCCCCAAGTACCGCCAACTCAGCCCATGCTGCCCGTGATGACGCAGCCCCCTATTGCCGGGATTCCCCCAATGATGGCAGGGATTCCCCCGCAGCCTGTGCCCGGCATACCGACGGGTATCGTGCCCCCGATGCAGAGCGCCGTGCCCCAGGTGCAGCCCATGATGGGCATTCCGCCCCAGCCGTTGGTCAACCAAGTCATGCCGACTACCGCATTTGGGGCTGCGCCCTTGGGGGCGAGCATTCCCCCGATGCCTGCCAGTGTTCCCCTGATTTCCGGCACTACTGCCATACCAACAGCTGCCGTTAGTTTGCCGAATGTTCCGGTAACTTTACCGAATGTTCCAACCGCGTCGGCAGCGCCGATTGTTCCGGCACCGCACATGTCTCCAGTGGGGTCCGTTACGGGGGCTGTTGTGTCGACTGTGGCCCCCATGGGGCCGGGGGCCACCAGCACGCCGAGGTCCAGTATTGCCAGCTTGGATAAAACTGCGTCCGTGGAGTCTCT ACAAGTCGATTGGGCTGTGCCCCATCAAACCAAGTTGAAGTATACACAAATCTTTAACACAACTGATAGAACTCGTTCGGGATTTTTATCGGGTGCCCAGGCCAGGAACGTAATGGTACAGACAAAACTGCCACAAAGTGTCTTAGCACAAATTTg GGGTTTATCCGACATGGACGCGGATGGCAGGCTGGGCTGTGAAGAATTCGTTTTAGCCATGCATTTGTGTGAGCAAGCTTCTTTAGGCAACCCTCCACCTGCAAAACTTCCACCTGAACTGATACCACCTTCGTTTAGAAGAGTAACCAGAACCGCATCGATTTCTAGTCAAGGCAGCGTTCCTCTGGACCAAGACCCAGCTTCAACGTTATTGCAAA CTTCTTTCGAAGATAAACGTAAGGAGAACTTCGAGAAAGGTCAAGCGGAGTTGGAGAGGCGCCGGAAAGCTCTCTTGGACCAGCAGCGAAAGGAAGCCGAAGAACGCGAACGAAAAGAACGCGAGGAAATGGAGAGGAAAGAGAAAGCTAGACAGGAGGCGGAACGGAAGAGAATGGAAGAGCTCGAACGCCAAATGAGGGAACAACAGGAACAGGAACGCCTGAAAGAGGAAGAGCGGAAACGACAGGCGGAACAAAGGGAAGCAGCTAGGCGGGAAATGGAACGTCAAAGACAACTAGAGTGGGAAAAGCAAAGATTGCAAGAATTGCAACAACAGCGACAGAAAGAGCAAGAAAACGTCTTACGATTAAAAGCCAAAAGTCAGAGTCTGACCATCGAATTAACATCACTGAACGACCAAGTGAAAGAATTATCGCAGAAAATTTGCGACACGCGTTTAGGAGTTTCGAATGTGAAAACAACAATCGACGGAATGCGGTCAACCAGAGACTCACAAATGCAAGAAATGTCGCAGCTGAAGAATAAACTCAAAGAGCAGAACACGAAACTCCTTGCCTTATCCCAAGAGAAGATCAAACTGGAAGCGAAAAACAAACTGAATGCTCAGATGGGCGGACAGGATGCTGAACAAGCGAAAATCGCTTTCGAAAACAAGGAAATCACTATTAAAAACCTTCGGGAGAAAATCGAAGACATGCAAAAGCAAATTGAAGGGAAACTGTCAGACATCGAAAATAACAACACTCAACTGACCGAGCTTAGAACCCAATTACACACTCTCGTCAGCGAGTGCGAAGGCTTATACGGCGTGTATGAGGAGAAGAAGACAAAGGTtttagaaatgaaaaatgcCAACAGGAATTTGGATTACAATGCGAGCTGGAAGAGCAACGACGCTTGGGGTGACACTGGCACGCAGGCCGCTACGGAATGGCCCGCCGATAATTGGGGCACTTCAACAGCACAACCAACCACCGATGTTGGGGTCGTGAGATACAgggcgttgtacgaatttgtCGCGAGAAATTCAGACGAGATTTCGTTCCAACCCGGtgatattattaat gTTCCTACGAAACAAACGGGTGAGCCGGGTTGGTTAGCTGGCGAGATAAGGGGGCACACGGGGTGGTTCCCCGAATCGTACGTTGAACCGGTGGACGGAGTCGGTGTCAGGGACGCTCCAACCGCTGAAGTGTACCCCGAAGAACAGAAAACAGAACGATTAga GGGAATTCCCGAAGTTATCGAAACACCGAATCCTGTCCCTGAGCCAGTGCCGGCCGTTACACAACCAGAAGAGACCGGAGAAATCGAATATTACATTGCTAATTATCCATATCAATCTCAGGAACAAGGTGATCTGACGTTCAACGCCGGTGATGTTATCACAGTTGTCAAGAAGGATGGCGATTGGTGGACGGGAAAAATCGGTAATACTGTTGGTATTTTTCCGAGTAATTACGTTCAAAAAGTTGATGTG aCTCTCAAAGGCAAGAAGCCGGAAATAGCCTCCGTTATCGCCCCCTACCAGGCCACAAGTGCGGAGCAGTTGTCTTTGGCGCGCGGTCAGCTCATAATGATCCGCAAAAAGACCGATTCAGGCTGGTGGGAAGGCGAGTTGCAAGCCAAAGGGCGTAAGAGACAAGTCGGATGGTTTCCTGCCAGTTACGTTAAGGTTCTAAACAGCAGCGGACGAGCTAGTGGCCGAACGACTCCAGTTTCAACCACGCGAATGCAACAAGAAGTCGTTTTAG ATAAAGTAATAGCCTTATTCCCCTACACTGCTGGAAATCCGGACGAACTCAGCTTCGCCAAAGATGATATCATTAGTGTAACGGCTAGAGAAGAGGAGGCCTGGTGGCGTGGGGAGCTGAACGGGGTCTCAGGGCTCTTCCCGAGCAACTATGTGACCCCCTTGCAGCAGCAAT CCACTGTGGTGAATAAAAAACGTCAAGATTCAATTCGGGAATTCATCCAAACGGAGAAAGTTTACGTAGACGACATGACAACAGTCCATGAAGTGTTTGAATTACCGATGAAAAAAAGCGGCGTGATTGGAAGGGACGAAGTAGAGAAAATTTTCCTAAACTGGCAAGCTATTTTACAGTGCAATCGCAGATTTTTGTCCGATTTATACGACTGGACGAGCTCTGGGAGCGACATTTTAGGGCCGGTGATAAGTAAACAT TTGCAAAATATGCAAGTGTATGAAGTTTTCTGCGGCAAGCAGCTAGACAGTGCCGCtcttttgcaaaaactaacaGAAACCTCGACAGCCTTTCGTGATTTAATGAGAAAGTGTCAAAATAACGTTGCGACGAAAGGGATGCCACTTTCgtcgtttttaataaaacccaTGCAAAGGATCACGAGATATCCTCTGCTTATAAGTAAAATTATCGAAAATACGGCCGAAGATCACCCCG ATTATGAGTCGCTTCAAGAAGCTTTAAGAAACGCCGAAAAGTTCCTAAATGATATAAACGAAAATGTGAAGCTGAAGGAAAATCAGGAACGATACGATTGGCTGCAGAGATGCGTCCAAAATGACTTGAATATAGTTTTTAACAGTGAAACCAATAAACTCGGACCAAGGAAGTTGATTCACTTTGGAGTTTTAAGCAAA GTGAAAAGTGGCAAAGAGTTGAtcggttttttattcaatgaTTTTTTCCTGTTGATTCAACCCAGTAAAAGTTTGGGGACTCAATTCACATTCCAAAGAAATAGTAATATAAGTTATAAAATGTACAAACAA CCTATTTTAATACAAGATCTTTCGTTTAGTCGAGAGAGCACCGACCATGTAGAACAAGGAACCGACTCCAATAGAGTTATCAAAATacaagacaataaaaataagtatacTTTAAGTTTGTTGGCGCCTACAGTGAATGAATGCAACTTGTGGGTAAAACGCATCGAAAAGTGCAAGGAGGTTTATAATAAAGTGGACAGTCTTTCGCAAACTAGGCCTAAAACGA TCCATAGTGACGGAGTTTGGCTTAAGATTACGGTTATTAGGGGTAGAGAAATTTGCTCTAGAAGTAGAAAGACTAACAGTTTGAAGAAAAAAG GTAAGCCCCATACTGACAACGTCTATTGCAAGGTCACGTTAGGTGACCAGAGGCAACAAACTGATCTATCAAAGGATCAAATAATCAACGGAAATGTTCCTCAGAACAGTGCACCGCAAGTTCCGACGATCGTGTGGAATTACAGCATGCAGTTTCAGCTGAGGAACCTCGAGACGGAAGTGATTACCTTTACGGTCTATGGTCTGAATTTATACTGCCCTGATG AATTTTTGGGGCGCGCCGAATTAAAGATAATTGATATTTTACGCGAGACGCAAAACACCAATGGTCcaatcacaaaaaaactgattcTGCACCAAGTGGAATCGGGCGAAATTGTTGTCAAATTAGATTTAcaattgtttgatttttga
- the Dap160 gene encoding intersectin-2 isoform X1, whose amino-acid sequence MSAAGTPSTDPWVILARERARYEEQFKSLKPNNGVVTGEQAKGFFLQSQLPPLVLGQIWALADTDADGKMDVNEFSIACKLINLKLRGFEVPKALPPSLLASLKTSTPPAIPPLPNPALISAPPRPEPPKPALIQPQVPPTQPMLPVMTQPPIAGIPPMMAGIPPQPVPGIPTGIVPPMQSAVPQVQPMMGIPPQPLVNQVMPTTAFGAAPLGASIPPMPASVPLISGTTAIPTAAVSLPNVPVTLPNVPTASAAPIVPAPHMSPVGSVTGAVVSTVAPMGPGATSTPRSSIASLDKTASVESLQVDWAVPHQTKLKYTQIFNTTDRTRSGFLSGAQARNVMVQTKLPQSVLAQIWGLSDMDADGRLGCEEFVLAMHLCEQASLGNPPPAKLPPELIPPSFRRVTRTASISSQGSVPLDQDPASTLLQTSFEDKRKENFEKGQAELERRRKALLDQQRKEAEERERKEREEMERKEKARQEAERKRMEELERQMREQQEQERLKEEERKRQAEQREAARREMERQRQLEWEKQRLQELQQQRQKEQENVLRLKAKSQSLTIELTSLNDQVKELSQKICDTRLGVSNVKTTIDGMRSTRDSQMQEMSQLKNKLKEQNTKLLALSQEKIKLEAKNKLNAQMGGQDAEQAKIAFENKEITIKNLREKIEDMQKQIEGKLSDIENNNTQLTELRTQLHTLVSECEGLYGVYEEKKTKVLEMKNANRNLDYNASWKSNDAWGDTGTQAATEWPADNWGTSTAQPTTDVGVVRYRALYEFVARNSDEISFQPGDIINVPTKQTGEPGWLAGEIRGHTGWFPESYVEPVDGVGVRDAPTAEVYPEEQKTERLEGIPEVIETPNPVPEPVPAVTQPEETGEIEYYIANYPYQSQEQGDLTFNAGDVITVVKKDGDWWTGKIGNTVGIFPSNYVQKVDVNSGTNTTTANTTTTAPLSSAPESSNTPIDYEVSQINEYKAPEKPLDASITSNTQTLKGKKPEIASVIAPYQATSAEQLSLARGQLIMIRKKTDSGWWEGELQAKGRKRQVGWFPASYVKVLNSSGRASGRTTPVSTTRMQQEVVLDKVIALFPYTAGNPDELSFAKDDIISVTAREEEAWWRGELNGVSGLFPSNYVTPLQQQSTVVNKKRQDSIREFIQTEKVYVDDMTTVHEVFELPMKKSGVIGRDEVEKIFLNWQAILQCNRRFLSDLYDWTSSGSDILGPVISKHLQNMQVYEVFCGKQLDSAALLQKLTETSTAFRDLMRKCQNNVATKGMPLSSFLIKPMQRITRYPLLISKIIENTAEDHPDYESLQEALRNAEKFLNDINENVKLKENQERYDWLQRCVQNDLNIVFNSETNKLGPRKLIHFGVLSKVKSGKELIGFLFNDFFLLIQPSKSLGTQFTFQRNSNISYKMYKQPILIQDLSFSRESTDHVEQGTDSNRVIKIQDNKNKYTLSLLAPTVNECNLWVKRIEKCKEVYNKVDSLSQTRPKTIHSDGVWLKITVIRGREICSRSRKTNSLKKKGKPHTDNVYCKVTLGDQRQQTDLSKDQIINGNVPQNSAPQVPTIVWNYSMQFQLRNLETEVITFTVYGLNLYCPDEFLGRAELKIIDILRETQNTNGPITKKLILHQVESGEIVVKLDLQLFDF is encoded by the exons ATGTCCGCTGCTGGAACCCCATCCACGGACCCTTGGGTCATCCTGGCCCGCGAGCGAGCCCGCTATGAGGAGCAGTTCAAGTCTCTCAAGCCCAACAACGGGGTCGTGACGGGGGAGCAAGCCAAAGGCTTCTTCCTCCAGTCACAGCTCCCACCGCTTGTTCTGGGTCAAATTTG GGCTTTGGCCGACACCGACGCTGACGGCAAAATGGACGTGAACGAATTTTCAATCGCTTGCAAACTGATCAACTTAAAGCTGCGCGGTTTCGAAGTCCCCAAGGCGCTTCCACCGTCTCTCCTCGCCTCCCTGAAGACCAGCACCCCGCCTGCCATACCCCCCCTTCCCAACCCGGCCCTAATCAGCGCCCCGCCGCGACCGGAGCCCCCAAAGCCGGCCCTAATCCAGCCCCAAGTACCGCCAACTCAGCCCATGCTGCCCGTGATGACGCAGCCCCCTATTGCCGGGATTCCCCCAATGATGGCAGGGATTCCCCCGCAGCCTGTGCCCGGCATACCGACGGGTATCGTGCCCCCGATGCAGAGCGCCGTGCCCCAGGTGCAGCCCATGATGGGCATTCCGCCCCAGCCGTTGGTCAACCAAGTCATGCCGACTACCGCATTTGGGGCTGCGCCCTTGGGGGCGAGCATTCCCCCGATGCCTGCCAGTGTTCCCCTGATTTCCGGCACTACTGCCATACCAACAGCTGCCGTTAGTTTGCCGAATGTTCCGGTAACTTTACCGAATGTTCCAACCGCGTCGGCAGCGCCGATTGTTCCGGCACCGCACATGTCTCCAGTGGGGTCCGTTACGGGGGCTGTTGTGTCGACTGTGGCCCCCATGGGGCCGGGGGCCACCAGCACGCCGAGGTCCAGTATTGCCAGCTTGGATAAAACTGCGTCCGTGGAGTCTCT ACAAGTCGATTGGGCTGTGCCCCATCAAACCAAGTTGAAGTATACACAAATCTTTAACACAACTGATAGAACTCGTTCGGGATTTTTATCGGGTGCCCAGGCCAGGAACGTAATGGTACAGACAAAACTGCCACAAAGTGTCTTAGCACAAATTTg GGGTTTATCCGACATGGACGCGGATGGCAGGCTGGGCTGTGAAGAATTCGTTTTAGCCATGCATTTGTGTGAGCAAGCTTCTTTAGGCAACCCTCCACCTGCAAAACTTCCACCTGAACTGATACCACCTTCGTTTAGAAGAGTAACCAGAACCGCATCGATTTCTAGTCAAGGCAGCGTTCCTCTGGACCAAGACCCAGCTTCAACGTTATTGCAAA CTTCTTTCGAAGATAAACGTAAGGAGAACTTCGAGAAAGGTCAAGCGGAGTTGGAGAGGCGCCGGAAAGCTCTCTTGGACCAGCAGCGAAAGGAAGCCGAAGAACGCGAACGAAAAGAACGCGAGGAAATGGAGAGGAAAGAGAAAGCTAGACAGGAGGCGGAACGGAAGAGAATGGAAGAGCTCGAACGCCAAATGAGGGAACAACAGGAACAGGAACGCCTGAAAGAGGAAGAGCGGAAACGACAGGCGGAACAAAGGGAAGCAGCTAGGCGGGAAATGGAACGTCAAAGACAACTAGAGTGGGAAAAGCAAAGATTGCAAGAATTGCAACAACAGCGACAGAAAGAGCAAGAAAACGTCTTACGATTAAAAGCCAAAAGTCAGAGTCTGACCATCGAATTAACATCACTGAACGACCAAGTGAAAGAATTATCGCAGAAAATTTGCGACACGCGTTTAGGAGTTTCGAATGTGAAAACAACAATCGACGGAATGCGGTCAACCAGAGACTCACAAATGCAAGAAATGTCGCAGCTGAAGAATAAACTCAAAGAGCAGAACACGAAACTCCTTGCCTTATCCCAAGAGAAGATCAAACTGGAAGCGAAAAACAAACTGAATGCTCAGATGGGCGGACAGGATGCTGAACAAGCGAAAATCGCTTTCGAAAACAAGGAAATCACTATTAAAAACCTTCGGGAGAAAATCGAAGACATGCAAAAGCAAATTGAAGGGAAACTGTCAGACATCGAAAATAACAACACTCAACTGACCGAGCTTAGAACCCAATTACACACTCTCGTCAGCGAGTGCGAAGGCTTATACGGCGTGTATGAGGAGAAGAAGACAAAGGTtttagaaatgaaaaatgcCAACAGGAATTTGGATTACAATGCGAGCTGGAAGAGCAACGACGCTTGGGGTGACACTGGCACGCAGGCCGCTACGGAATGGCCCGCCGATAATTGGGGCACTTCAACAGCACAACCAACCACCGATGTTGGGGTCGTGAGATACAgggcgttgtacgaatttgtCGCGAGAAATTCAGACGAGATTTCGTTCCAACCCGGtgatattattaat gTTCCTACGAAACAAACGGGTGAGCCGGGTTGGTTAGCTGGCGAGATAAGGGGGCACACGGGGTGGTTCCCCGAATCGTACGTTGAACCGGTGGACGGAGTCGGTGTCAGGGACGCTCCAACCGCTGAAGTGTACCCCGAAGAACAGAAAACAGAACGATTAga GGGAATTCCCGAAGTTATCGAAACACCGAATCCTGTCCCTGAGCCAGTGCCGGCCGTTACACAACCAGAAGAGACCGGAGAAATCGAATATTACATTGCTAATTATCCATATCAATCTCAGGAACAAGGTGATCTGACGTTCAACGCCGGTGATGTTATCACAGTTGTCAAGAAGGATGGCGATTGGTGGACGGGAAAAATCGGTAATACTGTTGGTATTTTTCCGAGTAATTACGTTCAAAAAGTTGATGTG AATTCTGGCACTAACACAACCACTGCGAATACTACTACCACGGCCCCGCTTAGTTCAGCTCCTGAGAGCTCTAACACGCCAATAGATTACGAGGTTTCTCAAATCAACGAATACAAGGCGCCTGAGAAACCGCTAGATGCCTCTATAACCTCCAATACTCAG aCTCTCAAAGGCAAGAAGCCGGAAATAGCCTCCGTTATCGCCCCCTACCAGGCCACAAGTGCGGAGCAGTTGTCTTTGGCGCGCGGTCAGCTCATAATGATCCGCAAAAAGACCGATTCAGGCTGGTGGGAAGGCGAGTTGCAAGCCAAAGGGCGTAAGAGACAAGTCGGATGGTTTCCTGCCAGTTACGTTAAGGTTCTAAACAGCAGCGGACGAGCTAGTGGCCGAACGACTCCAGTTTCAACCACGCGAATGCAACAAGAAGTCGTTTTAG ATAAAGTAATAGCCTTATTCCCCTACACTGCTGGAAATCCGGACGAACTCAGCTTCGCCAAAGATGATATCATTAGTGTAACGGCTAGAGAAGAGGAGGCCTGGTGGCGTGGGGAGCTGAACGGGGTCTCAGGGCTCTTCCCGAGCAACTATGTGACCCCCTTGCAGCAGCAAT CCACTGTGGTGAATAAAAAACGTCAAGATTCAATTCGGGAATTCATCCAAACGGAGAAAGTTTACGTAGACGACATGACAACAGTCCATGAAGTGTTTGAATTACCGATGAAAAAAAGCGGCGTGATTGGAAGGGACGAAGTAGAGAAAATTTTCCTAAACTGGCAAGCTATTTTACAGTGCAATCGCAGATTTTTGTCCGATTTATACGACTGGACGAGCTCTGGGAGCGACATTTTAGGGCCGGTGATAAGTAAACAT TTGCAAAATATGCAAGTGTATGAAGTTTTCTGCGGCAAGCAGCTAGACAGTGCCGCtcttttgcaaaaactaacaGAAACCTCGACAGCCTTTCGTGATTTAATGAGAAAGTGTCAAAATAACGTTGCGACGAAAGGGATGCCACTTTCgtcgtttttaataaaacccaTGCAAAGGATCACGAGATATCCTCTGCTTATAAGTAAAATTATCGAAAATACGGCCGAAGATCACCCCG ATTATGAGTCGCTTCAAGAAGCTTTAAGAAACGCCGAAAAGTTCCTAAATGATATAAACGAAAATGTGAAGCTGAAGGAAAATCAGGAACGATACGATTGGCTGCAGAGATGCGTCCAAAATGACTTGAATATAGTTTTTAACAGTGAAACCAATAAACTCGGACCAAGGAAGTTGATTCACTTTGGAGTTTTAAGCAAA GTGAAAAGTGGCAAAGAGTTGAtcggttttttattcaatgaTTTTTTCCTGTTGATTCAACCCAGTAAAAGTTTGGGGACTCAATTCACATTCCAAAGAAATAGTAATATAAGTTATAAAATGTACAAACAA CCTATTTTAATACAAGATCTTTCGTTTAGTCGAGAGAGCACCGACCATGTAGAACAAGGAACCGACTCCAATAGAGTTATCAAAATacaagacaataaaaataagtatacTTTAAGTTTGTTGGCGCCTACAGTGAATGAATGCAACTTGTGGGTAAAACGCATCGAAAAGTGCAAGGAGGTTTATAATAAAGTGGACAGTCTTTCGCAAACTAGGCCTAAAACGA TCCATAGTGACGGAGTTTGGCTTAAGATTACGGTTATTAGGGGTAGAGAAATTTGCTCTAGAAGTAGAAAGACTAACAGTTTGAAGAAAAAAG GTAAGCCCCATACTGACAACGTCTATTGCAAGGTCACGTTAGGTGACCAGAGGCAACAAACTGATCTATCAAAGGATCAAATAATCAACGGAAATGTTCCTCAGAACAGTGCACCGCAAGTTCCGACGATCGTGTGGAATTACAGCATGCAGTTTCAGCTGAGGAACCTCGAGACGGAAGTGATTACCTTTACGGTCTATGGTCTGAATTTATACTGCCCTGATG AATTTTTGGGGCGCGCCGAATTAAAGATAATTGATATTTTACGCGAGACGCAAAACACCAATGGTCcaatcacaaaaaaactgattcTGCACCAAGTGGAATCGGGCGAAATTGTTGTCAAATTAGATTTAcaattgtttgatttttga